One genomic region from Jilunia laotingensis encodes:
- the tatC gene encoding twin-arginine translocase subunit TatC has product MAEMTFWDHLEELRRVLFRVIGVWFVLAVGYFIAMPFLFDNVVLAPCNNDFVFYDLLRYIGEKFDLTDDFFTQEFHVKLININLAAPFFIHMSTAFWMSVVTAMPYIFFEIWHFINPALYPNERRGVAKALTVGTVMFFAGVLLGYFMVYPLTLRFLSTYVLSTEIENVISLNSYIDNFMMLVLCMGLAFELPLVTWLLSLLGLVNKSFLRKYRRHAIVVIVIAAAIITPTGDPFTLSVVAIPLYLLYEMSILMIKDKKEETEKQEETV; this is encoded by the coding sequence ATGGCTGAAATGACTTTTTGGGACCACTTGGAGGAATTGCGCCGGGTGTTGTTTCGTGTCATTGGGGTCTGGTTTGTATTGGCGGTGGGATACTTCATCGCCATGCCCTTTTTGTTCGACAACGTAGTGCTGGCTCCCTGTAATAATGATTTTGTGTTTTACGATTTGCTGAGATACATCGGTGAGAAATTCGATCTGACAGATGATTTCTTTACGCAGGAATTTCATGTAAAACTGATAAATATTAATCTGGCGGCTCCGTTTTTTATACATATGTCTACTGCTTTTTGGATGTCGGTAGTGACTGCTATGCCCTATATTTTTTTCGAAATCTGGCATTTTATCAATCCGGCTCTGTATCCTAACGAACGGCGAGGGGTAGCAAAAGCATTGACTGTGGGTACGGTTATGTTTTTTGCAGGAGTTTTGCTGGGCTATTTTATGGTGTATCCGTTGACTCTCCGTTTCTTATCTACTTATGTTTTGAGTACTGAGATTGAAAATGTAATTTCACTCAATTCATATATTGATAATTTTATGATGTTGGTGCTTTGTATGGGATTAGCTTTCGAATTACCTTTGGTAACTTGGCTATTGTCGTTGTTGGGACTCGTGAATAAGTCGTTTCTTCGGAAATATCGTCGTCATGCAATTGTGGTGATAGTTATTGCAGCTGCTATTATTACTCCTACCGGTGATCCCTTTACATTGAGCGTGGTGGCTATTCCACTTTATTTACTTTATGAAATGAGCATTTTAATGATAAAGGATAAAAAGGAGGAAACGGAAAAACAGGAAGAAACGGTATAG
- a CDS encoding Sec-independent protein translocase subunit TatA/TatB: MTNLLLGFLPSGSEWIIIALVILLLFGGKKIPELMRGLGKGVKSFKDGVNEAKEEINKAKDELDEPSTTDKEKK, encoded by the coding sequence ATGACAAACTTACTATTAGGCTTTTTGCCCAGTGGATCTGAATGGATCATTATTGCACTTGTGATTCTGTTGCTCTTCGGAGGAAAGAAAATTCCCGAACTTATGCGTGGATTGGGTAAGGGGGTTAAAAGCTTCAAAGATGGTGTAAACGAGGCTAAGGAAGAAATAAATAAGGCAAAAGACGAGCTTGACGAACCTTCTACAACAGATAAGGAAAAGAAATAA
- a CDS encoding bifunctional UDP-N-acetylmuramoyl-tripeptide:D-alanyl-D-alanine ligase/alanine racemase: MPYTIESIAQIINARRVGTLETNVDWLLTDSRSLSFPEETLFFALTTKRNRGARYIPDLYERGVRNFVLTQEDFNELEKTNCQFVASNFLIVANPLKAIQKLAEQHREKFQIPVIGITGSNGKTIVKEWLHKLLSPDRIVVRSPRSYNSQIGVPLSVWQMNKEAELAIFEAGISEMGEMRALQNMIKPTIGILTNIGGAHQENFFSLQEKCMEKLSLFKDCDVVIYNADNELISMCVAKSMLTAREIAWSCKDAERPLYISKIQKKEDHTVISYRYLEMDNTFCIPFIDDASIENSLNCLAACLYLMMPADQITERMVRLEPVAMRLEVKEGKRNCVLINDSYNSDLASLDIALDFLVRRSETKGLQRTLILSDILETGQSTTTLYRKVAQLVESRGINKIIGVGPEISSCAARFDMEKYFFHTTEELMASQVLKSLRDEVILIKGARSFKFDLVSDELELKVHETILEVNLGAMVANLNHYRSMLHPETKMVCMVKASAYGAGSYEIAKTLQEHRVDYLAVAVADEGVELRKAGITASIIIMDPELTAFKTMFDYKLEPEVYNFHLLDALVKAAEKEGMTNFPVHIKLDTGMHRLGFSEKEIPLLIRRLKNQNAIIPRSVFSHFVGSDSPQFDTFTRGQIEIFERASKILQEAFSHKILRHICNTAGIERFPEAQFDMVRLGIGLYGISPIDNAIINNVSTLKTTILQIRDVPEEDTVGYSRKGRLSRPSRIAAIPIGYADGLNRHLGCGNAYCLVNGEKAPYVGNICMDVCMIDVTNIDCQEGDSVIIFGDKLPITVLSDVLETIPYEVLTGISTRVKRVYYQD, from the coding sequence ATGCCGTACACTATTGAATCAATAGCTCAGATAATAAATGCCCGCAGGGTAGGTACACTTGAAACAAACGTCGATTGGTTGCTAACAGATAGCCGTTCTCTCAGCTTTCCTGAAGAGACGCTCTTCTTTGCGCTGACTACGAAAAGGAACAGGGGCGCACGTTATATTCCCGATCTTTACGAACGTGGAGTGCGGAACTTTGTTCTGACCCAGGAAGACTTTAATGAATTGGAAAAAACTAATTGCCAATTTGTTGCTTCCAACTTTTTAATCGTGGCGAATCCTCTGAAAGCTATACAGAAGCTAGCCGAACAACACCGTGAAAAATTTCAGATACCGGTAATAGGCATTACGGGAAGTAACGGTAAAACGATCGTAAAGGAATGGTTACATAAATTGCTGAGTCCGGATCGGATTGTTGTCCGCTCGCCACGTAGTTATAATTCTCAGATAGGGGTTCCTCTTTCTGTTTGGCAAATGAACAAGGAGGCCGAACTGGCTATTTTTGAAGCAGGTATTTCTGAAATGGGAGAAATGCGTGCGCTTCAGAATATGATTAAGCCTACCATTGGTATATTGACCAATATCGGAGGGGCGCATCAGGAGAACTTTTTCTCTTTGCAGGAAAAATGTATGGAGAAGCTGAGCTTGTTCAAAGATTGCGATGTCGTAATCTACAATGCTGATAATGAGCTGATCAGTATGTGTGTTGCCAAGTCGATGCTGACTGCTCGTGAGATAGCATGGAGTTGTAAGGATGCTGAACGTCCTTTATATATAAGTAAGATTCAGAAAAAAGAAGACCATACTGTTATCTCCTATCGTTATCTGGAGATGGATAATACATTCTGTATACCTTTTATAGATGATGCTTCCATAGAAAATTCACTGAATTGTCTGGCAGCTTGCCTTTACCTGATGATGCCGGCTGATCAGATAACTGAACGGATGGTTCGTCTTGAACCGGTTGCGATGAGACTTGAGGTTAAAGAAGGCAAACGTAATTGTGTGCTGATCAACGATAGTTATAATTCTGATTTGGCATCATTGGATATTGCACTTGATTTTCTGGTACGTCGTTCGGAAACAAAAGGTTTGCAGCGCACACTTATTCTGTCCGACATTTTGGAAACCGGACAAAGTACTACGACGCTTTATCGCAAAGTAGCGCAATTGGTTGAAAGCCGGGGTATCAACAAGATCATAGGCGTGGGACCGGAGATATCTTCCTGTGCGGCTCGTTTTGATATGGAGAAATATTTCTTTCATACTACGGAAGAACTTATGGCATCCCAAGTCCTTAAGAGTCTGCGTGATGAAGTGATACTAATCAAAGGGGCTCGTTCTTTTAAATTCGATCTTGTTTCTGATGAACTCGAATTGAAAGTTCATGAAACCATATTGGAAGTTAATCTAGGTGCTATGGTTGCCAACCTGAATCATTATCGTTCTATGCTGCATCCGGAAACGAAGATGGTTTGCATGGTGAAAGCTTCAGCGTATGGTGCAGGCTCTTACGAGATTGCAAAGACTTTGCAGGAACATCGTGTCGATTATCTCGCGGTAGCTGTTGCAGATGAAGGTGTTGAGCTGCGTAAAGCCGGTATTACAGCTTCTATTATTATTATGGATCCGGAACTTACGGCATTTAAAACGATGTTCGATTATAAACTGGAACCTGAAGTGTATAACTTTCATTTGTTGGATGCACTGGTTAAAGCTGCCGAAAAAGAAGGTATGACGAATTTCCCGGTACACATTAAGCTGGATACGGGAATGCATCGTCTCGGTTTCTCTGAAAAAGAGATTCCATTGCTGATACGACGCTTAAAGAATCAGAATGCAATCATTCCACGTTCCGTATTCTCTCATTTTGTTGGAAGTGATTCTCCGCAGTTTGATACTTTTACACGTGGACAAATAGAAATTTTTGAGAGGGCTTCTAAAATACTTCAGGAAGCTTTTTCGCATAAAATACTTCGGCATATTTGTAACACGGCTGGTATAGAACGTTTCCCGGAGGCTCAGTTTGATATGGTGCGTTTAGGGATCGGTCTTTACGGAATTAGTCCGATTGATAATGCGATTATTAATAATGTCAGTACGCTTAAAACTACTATCTTGCAAATAAGGGATGTTCCAGAAGAAGATACTGTCGGTTACAGCCGGAAAGGCCGTTTGAGTCGTCCTTCTCGCATTGCAGCTATTCCGATCGGATATGCTGACGGGTTGAACCGTCATTTGGGATGTGGGAATGCTTACTGCCTTGTTAATGGAGAAAAAGCTCCTTATGTTGGTAATATTTGCATGGATGTCTGTATGATAGATGTGACCAACATTGATTGTCAGGAAGGTGATTCTGTTATCATTTTTGGTGATAAGTTGCCGATAACCGTGCTTTCGGATGTTCTCGAAACAATTCCGTATGAGGTATTAACCGGGATCTCTACACGAGTGAAAAGAGTTTATTATCAGGATTGA
- a CDS encoding GSCFA domain-containing protein has protein sequence MNLATPVELPEKVPSVKHNQHLLLMGSCFAENIGNLLIDHFFHCDINPFGILYNPLSVSEALHEILIGKVYSREDLFYYGGYWHSPMHHGVFSSVSCENTLRMVNERLEQAHSRLGENDWLLLTWGTAFVYENKETGKVVSNCHKQPEKVFIRRRLEVEEVVDKYMVLFTALLRQNPSLKVLFTLSPIRHVRDGMHENQLSKAILLLAIDRLQAIYPNTVYYFPSYEIMLDELRDYRFYADDMLHPSPLAVKYIWERFSETFFLPETKKIMEECESIRKALKHRPFHPGSEEHKRFLGQIVLKIERLNGKYPYLDFEKETELCRTLLNQ, from the coding sequence ATAAATTTAGCTACTCCCGTTGAATTGCCGGAAAAGGTACCTTCTGTGAAGCATAACCAGCATTTGTTGTTAATGGGATCTTGTTTTGCTGAAAACATAGGCAATCTACTGATTGATCATTTTTTTCATTGTGATATTAATCCATTTGGAATACTCTATAATCCGTTATCGGTTTCGGAAGCATTGCATGAAATCTTGATTGGGAAAGTATATAGCCGGGAGGATCTGTTTTATTATGGTGGTTACTGGCATAGCCCGATGCATCACGGTGTGTTTTCTTCGGTTTCCTGTGAGAACACGTTGCGAATGGTTAATGAACGATTGGAGCAGGCGCATAGCCGGTTAGGGGAAAATGATTGGCTGCTGTTGACTTGGGGTACGGCTTTTGTCTATGAAAATAAGGAGACGGGAAAGGTGGTTTCTAATTGTCATAAACAACCGGAAAAAGTATTTATCCGTAGAAGGTTGGAAGTGGAGGAGGTCGTTGATAAATATATGGTATTGTTTACAGCATTACTCCGGCAGAATCCAAGTTTGAAAGTCCTTTTTACACTCAGTCCTATCCGCCATGTGCGTGACGGTATGCACGAAAATCAGCTTAGTAAAGCCATATTACTATTGGCAATCGACCGGTTGCAAGCTATTTATCCGAATACAGTTTATTACTTTCCTTCTTATGAGATCATGTTGGATGAATTACGGGATTACCGTTTTTACGCAGATGATATGTTGCATCCGTCACCTTTGGCGGTAAAATATATTTGGGAACGGTTCTCTGAAACATTCTTTCTACCTGAAACTAAAAAGATTATGGAAGAATGTGAAAGTATCCGCAAGGCTTTGAAACATCGTCCCTTTCATCCGGGTTCAGAAGAGCATAAAAGATTTTTAGGACAAATTGTGTTAAAAATAGAACGACTTAACGGAAAATACCCGTACTTAGACTTTGAAAAAGAAACAGAACTATGCCGTACACTATTGAATCAATAG
- a CDS encoding sensor histidine kinase, whose protein sequence is MTISDIHSDYERLCKLSSVAQIGWWEANFKTNQYLCSEFLRNLLGLDKNEVAFEEVHSLIREDYRHRLIREFFSIVRLNRYDQTFPVVVNNKEIWVHSRLGFVEDGPDAETTAFGYVQCVADPTLNLTSETLNRINEQLSRQNSISHSLSHFVQDANPSPGINNILKDILQFFKGGRVYIFEYDEDRHYQSCTFEVVAKGVRPEIDSLQDIPAATLPWWTSRVLSGRSVILSSLEELQGKATEAEYEILGRQDIKSLMVIPLMTGDKVWGYMGVDLVDRYYQWNHEDYQWFASLANIVSICMELRRAKDEAERERTFLSNLFRYMPLGYIRMTIICDKAGIPVDYLIADANSISSEIIGKSREEYVGKLASQLNFDYKEKLEYILDMTDDNCHKELDEYFPKTGKSCRCIVYSPEKNEVVALFMDATDTIQAHKALDRSEKLFRNIFANIPVGVEIYDKDGFLIDINNKDMEIFGVRTKEDVIGVNLFYNPNITDDLKVRIKEEEEVDFRMNYKFRATEGYYETGKRGYIALYTKVSQLFDGEGIFMGYLFLNIDNTERIDAIQRIQDFENFFLLISDYAKVGYAKLNLLDRQGYAIKQWFKNMGENEDTPLGEIVGVYRKLHPDDRQLVLDFYRKVIAGERKHFRGEVRVRNASGGQGEEWNWIRMNIMVSHHDPENAVIELIGINYDITELKEIEEKLIEAKEKAEEADRLKSAFLANMSHEIRTPLNAIVGFSGLLMETEDLEERQQYMDIVEENNDLLLQLISDILDLSKIEAGTFEFTRSEVNVNLLCEDIVRSMQMKVSENVELVFDPHPAECYIVSDRNRLHQLISNFVNNATKFTSEGYIRVGYNYADENHLRFYVSDTGIGIEEEHRVQIFDRFVKLNSFVHGTGLGLSICRSIIEQLGGEIGVESEVGKGSCFWFVLPIT, encoded by the coding sequence ATGACCATTTCAGATATTCATAGTGATTATGAACGTCTATGCAAATTATCTTCCGTAGCGCAAATAGGTTGGTGGGAGGCTAATTTTAAAACGAACCAGTATTTATGTTCGGAGTTTCTCCGTAATTTGCTCGGATTAGATAAGAATGAAGTCGCTTTTGAGGAGGTTCATTCTCTTATTCGGGAAGATTACCGACATCGACTTATCCGTGAGTTTTTCTCTATTGTCCGTCTGAATAGATATGACCAAACCTTTCCGGTGGTTGTTAACAACAAGGAAATCTGGGTACATTCCCGGTTGGGATTTGTAGAGGACGGTCCGGATGCCGAAACTACAGCCTTCGGATATGTTCAGTGTGTAGCCGATCCTACGTTAAATCTAACTTCAGAGACACTGAACCGTATCAATGAACAGCTATCACGTCAAAATTCTATATCCCATTCATTGTCTCATTTTGTTCAGGATGCCAATCCATCTCCCGGTATAAATAATATTCTGAAAGATATTCTCCAGTTTTTTAAAGGTGGACGTGTCTATATTTTTGAGTATGATGAAGATCGTCACTACCAAAGTTGTACATTTGAAGTCGTGGCAAAAGGTGTAAGACCGGAGATCGATTCATTGCAGGATATTCCTGCTGCTACACTTCCTTGGTGGACTTCCCGGGTGTTAAGCGGACGTTCTGTCATACTCAGTTCTCTTGAAGAACTTCAGGGAAAAGCGACAGAAGCAGAATATGAAATACTTGGCAGGCAAGATATAAAGTCTTTGATGGTGATTCCCTTGATGACTGGTGATAAAGTATGGGGCTATATGGGGGTAGATCTGGTCGACAGATATTACCAATGGAATCATGAGGATTATCAATGGTTTGCTTCCTTGGCGAATATTGTGAGCATCTGTATGGAACTGCGGCGTGCAAAAGATGAGGCGGAACGTGAACGTACGTTTTTATCCAATCTTTTCCGTTATATGCCATTAGGATACATTCGTATGACAATTATTTGTGATAAGGCCGGCATTCCGGTTGATTATCTGATTGCTGATGCCAATAGCATAAGTAGTGAAATAATTGGAAAATCGCGTGAGGAGTATGTCGGAAAATTAGCAAGTCAACTCAATTTTGATTATAAAGAAAAGTTGGAGTATATACTTGATATGACAGATGATAATTGTCACAAAGAACTTGATGAGTATTTCCCAAAAACAGGAAAATCTTGTCGTTGTATAGTATATTCTCCTGAAAAGAATGAAGTGGTAGCTTTGTTTATGGATGCCACGGATACTATTCAGGCACATAAAGCATTGGATAGAAGCGAAAAGCTGTTCCGTAATATTTTTGCAAATATTCCAGTAGGAGTAGAGATCTACGACAAAGACGGATTCTTGATTGATATCAATAATAAAGATATGGAGATTTTTGGTGTCCGTACCAAAGAGGATGTCATTGGAGTAAATTTATTCTATAATCCGAATATTACTGATGATCTTAAAGTTCGGATTAAAGAAGAGGAGGAAGTTGATTTTCGTATGAATTATAAATTTCGGGCAACCGAAGGTTATTATGAGACGGGAAAAAGAGGATATATAGCTCTTTATACTAAAGTCAGCCAACTGTTTGATGGAGAGGGAATTTTCATGGGGTATCTTTTCCTTAACATCGATAACACCGAACGTATCGATGCTATCCAACGTATTCAGGATTTTGAGAACTTCTTTTTATTGATCTCTGATTATGCCAAGGTGGGATATGCTAAACTGAATCTTTTGGATAGGCAAGGTTATGCCATAAAGCAATGGTTCAAAAATATGGGGGAAAATGAAGATACTCCATTGGGCGAAATAGTAGGTGTATATAGAAAGTTGCATCCAGATGACCGGCAGTTGGTACTGGACTTTTATCGGAAAGTCATTGCCGGGGAACGTAAGCATTTCCGTGGAGAAGTGCGAGTCAGGAATGCATCAGGTGGGCAAGGAGAAGAATGGAACTGGATAAGAATGAATATTATGGTGTCCCATCATGATCCGGAGAATGCTGTAATTGAGCTGATAGGTATTAACTACGATATCACCGAACTGAAAGAGATCGAAGAAAAGTTGATAGAAGCCAAAGAGAAAGCTGAAGAGGCCGACAGATTGAAGAGTGCGTTTCTTGCTAATATGAGCCATGAGATACGTACTCCCTTGAATGCAATTGTCGGATTTTCCGGATTGCTTATGGAAACGGAAGATTTGGAAGAAAGGCAACAATATATGGATATTGTAGAGGAGAATAATGATCTGTTGCTGCAATTGATTTCAGACATTCTTGATTTGTCCAAGATAGAAGCAGGTACGTTCGAATTCACGCGGAGCGAAGTCAATGTGAATTTGCTGTGTGAGGATATTGTACGATCCATGCAGATGAAAGTATCTGAGAACGTGGAACTGGTGTTTGATCCGCATCCGGCCGAATGTTACATTGTAAGCGATCGCAATCGGCTGCATCAATTGATCTCCAACTTCGTTAACAATGCAACTAAATTTACTTCGGAAGGATATATCCGCGTTGGGTATAATTATGCGGATGAAAATCATTTGCGCTTTTATGTTTCTGATACCGGAATAGGAATCGAAGAAGAACATCGGGTACAGATATTCGATCGTTTTGTCAAACTGAATAGTTTTGTTCATGGAACAGGATTAGGTTTGTCAATTTGTCGAAGTATCATAGAACAACTGGGAGGAGAAATCGGTGTGGAGTCGGAAGTAGGTAAGGGATCTTGTTTTTGGTTCGTATTGCCAATCACATAG
- a CDS encoding TonB-dependent receptor produces the protein MIMKQLHGDKILLLFLLFVLTPFFAKAANIHGTITDRTTHEPLTGATVQIVGTTIGVVADMDGNYRLENIKSGTYTLEVKFIGYKEIVLENVKVGNETLTFNFEMDADTQVLSDVTVVARLKKNTDIAMMTDQRRSLVVQSGVSAQQISKTQDKDASEVIKRIPGVSIIDEKFVMVRGLSQRYNNVWINGSAVPSSEADARAFSFDILPSSQLDNMIIVKSPAPEYPADFTGGFILINTKDMPNENSFNISVGTSFNDQTHFKDFLYNKGSATDFLGFDNGLRSLNAGMTGKVNTFTADPERVDLLSNGLNNDWTIHTRKPIGDLKLNLNYAHRWESESGRQFGVLASANYSNTYKSYLNMENSLFGSYDTVHDHSVYLRKSTDNQYNNDVRLGALLNLMFQPRNSRHHYEFKNVFNQIGKNRYTSRYGFDAQSNNEKSMEYYYSSRSTYNGQFTGKYSFDTGKLDWSAGYSYANRNLPDRRRILLSDVEESNVIALATGNDISREFTRLDEHIGSINLNYQHDFQFGNFTPTLKTGAYGEYRTRSYNTRQFGYGWGKEMPEGFKHFDIANELLKDNNYGLEKLFLYEDVRKTNDYKGHNWMAAGYVGANLPLGERLNIYAGVRYEYTRMELIGNTRNDVESPRSMFYTYNKLFPSANVLFKLTEKQQLRFSYGKSVNRPEFRELSTAVYYDFDLASNVEGNPALKPAYIHNIDLRYEWYPTSGEMFSIALFYKNFDSPIEWTYTVNGGTDLTYSNKNAKAANNYGIELDFRKDLGFIGLPNLSWSFNGAFIKSKVKFEKGSKEEDRAMQGQSPYLINTGLFYQHPNWNMNIAVLYNRIGKRIIGVGRTVGTSGEQTTNIPNSYEMPRDAIDLSISKRFGALEIKAGVRDLLAQRVEFKQFGSILKAGEKIEYEELTRSYKPGRNFNLTVAYSF, from the coding sequence ATGATTATGAAACAACTACACGGAGATAAAATTCTCCTTTTATTTCTACTATTCGTCTTAACACCTTTCTTTGCAAAGGCAGCTAACATCCACGGAACAATTACCGATCGCACAACTCATGAGCCACTTACCGGAGCTACCGTACAAATAGTCGGAACCACAATAGGAGTGGTAGCCGATATGGACGGCAATTATCGACTGGAGAATATAAAAAGCGGTACTTACACACTTGAAGTCAAATTCATAGGATATAAAGAGATTGTACTGGAAAATGTAAAGGTCGGTAACGAAACCCTGACATTCAATTTCGAAATGGATGCCGACACGCAAGTTTTAAGCGATGTCACAGTAGTAGCTCGGTTGAAAAAGAACACGGACATAGCCATGATGACCGACCAACGGCGCAGTCTTGTGGTACAAAGTGGAGTTTCCGCCCAACAAATCAGCAAGACTCAGGATAAAGACGCTTCGGAAGTCATCAAACGTATACCCGGAGTAAGCATCATAGACGAGAAATTCGTGATGGTACGCGGATTATCGCAAAGATATAATAATGTATGGATTAACGGGAGTGCCGTTCCCAGCTCGGAGGCTGACGCACGTGCTTTCTCATTTGACATCCTGCCCAGCTCACAACTGGATAATATGATAATCGTCAAAAGCCCGGCACCGGAATACCCAGCAGATTTCACAGGAGGATTCATCCTGATCAACACGAAAGATATGCCAAACGAGAATTCTTTTAATATTTCGGTAGGAACCAGCTTCAATGACCAGACCCATTTTAAAGATTTTCTCTATAACAAAGGTAGTGCTACCGATTTTCTAGGTTTCGACAACGGACTGCGCTCACTCAATGCAGGTATGACGGGTAAAGTCAATACTTTCACCGCTGACCCCGAACGGGTCGATTTGTTAAGCAACGGGCTTAACAATGATTGGACTATCCATACCAGAAAGCCTATAGGCGACCTGAAGCTTAACCTCAATTATGCCCACCGTTGGGAATCGGAAAGCGGAAGGCAGTTCGGTGTACTGGCATCCGCCAACTATAGCAACACCTATAAAAGTTATCTTAACATGGAGAATTCATTGTTCGGATCATATGACACCGTACATGACCACTCAGTATATCTGCGTAAAAGCACAGACAACCAGTACAATAACGATGTACGCCTGGGCGCATTGCTCAACCTAATGTTCCAACCACGTAACAGCCGACATCATTATGAATTCAAAAACGTCTTCAATCAGATTGGCAAGAACCGTTATACCAGCCGTTATGGTTTCGATGCTCAGAGTAACAATGAGAAGAGTATGGAATACTACTATTCAAGCAGAAGCACCTACAACGGGCAGTTCACCGGCAAATACAGTTTCGACACCGGTAAGTTGGACTGGAGTGCAGGTTATTCCTATGCTAACCGCAACCTGCCCGACCGTCGGCGTATCCTCTTGAGCGATGTTGAAGAAAGCAATGTCATCGCTTTGGCAACAGGAAATGACATCAGTCGCGAATTCACTCGTCTTGATGAACATATCGGTTCAATCAACCTCAATTACCAACACGATTTTCAATTCGGCAATTTCACGCCTACCTTGAAAACCGGAGCATACGGAGAATATCGTACACGTTCGTACAACACCCGCCAATTTGGTTACGGTTGGGGGAAAGAGATGCCTGAAGGATTCAAACATTTCGATATTGCTAACGAACTGCTGAAAGATAACAATTACGGATTGGAAAAGCTCTTCCTTTATGAAGATGTACGCAAGACAAACGACTATAAAGGTCATAACTGGATGGCAGCCGGATATGTAGGCGCTAACCTTCCCCTTGGCGAACGTTTAAACATATACGCCGGAGTACGTTATGAATACACCAGAATGGAACTAATAGGCAATACCCGCAACGACGTGGAAAGCCCACGCAGTATGTTCTATACCTATAATAAATTGTTTCCATCCGCCAACGTCCTTTTCAAACTGACAGAAAAGCAACAACTTCGCTTTTCGTACGGCAAGTCAGTAAACCGGCCTGAATTCCGTGAACTCTCCACAGCCGTATATTACGATTTCGACTTGGCTTCCAATGTGGAAGGTAATCCGGCACTAAAACCAGCCTATATCCACAACATCGACCTTCGCTACGAATGGTATCCTACAAGCGGAGAAATGTTCTCAATAGCTCTGTTTTATAAAAATTTCGATTCTCCCATCGAATGGACGTACACTGTGAACGGAGGGACTGATTTGACTTACTCCAACAAAAATGCTAAAGCAGCCAACAACTACGGCATCGAACTCGACTTCCGCAAAGATTTAGGATTTATCGGACTACCCAACCTGAGTTGGTCGTTCAACGGTGCCTTCATCAAGAGCAAAGTCAAATTTGAAAAAGGGAGCAAAGAAGAAGACCGCGCCATGCAAGGCCAATCTCCATACCTAATTAATACCGGTCTCTTTTATCAGCATCCGAACTGGAACATGAATATAGCAGTCTTATACAACCGGATCGGAAAGCGTATCATCGGAGTCGGACGCACAGTGGGAACAAGTGGCGAACAAACGACCAATATTCCCAATTCCTACGAAATGCCACGGGATGCCATCGATTTGTCCATCAGCAAAAGATTCGGAGCATTGGAAATCAAAGCAGGCGTGCGTGACCTGTTGGCGCAACGGGTTGAGTTCAAACAATTCGGAAGCATACTGAAAGCAGGTGAAAAGATAGAGTATGAGGAATTGACACGAAGCTATAAGCCCGGACGCAATTTTAACCTGACAGTAGCCTACTCATTCTGA